The proteins below come from a single Asanoa ferruginea genomic window:
- a CDS encoding FHA domain-containing protein, whose amino-acid sequence MTAYLEMWGAAGASMIPLDGDRITLGSADSNDLAVPTDRRLSRLHAVFERYPAGWCVRDLGSRNGTFVNGQRIWQEHALTDGDEVRAGTSRFVLRSGRVPAGQPTEAGAPPPDLTARERDVLVQLCRPLLAGAMFTEPASSREIAAALVVTEAAVKQHLLRLYEKFDIPGEGERRRVRLANEAMTRGAITRADLR is encoded by the coding sequence ATGACCGCCTACCTGGAGATGTGGGGCGCCGCGGGCGCGTCGATGATCCCGCTCGACGGCGACCGGATCACGTTGGGCAGCGCCGACTCCAACGACCTAGCCGTGCCCACCGACCGCCGCCTGTCCCGCCTGCACGCGGTCTTCGAGCGCTATCCGGCCGGCTGGTGCGTGCGCGACCTCGGCTCCCGCAACGGAACCTTCGTCAACGGCCAACGGATCTGGCAGGAACACGCGCTGACCGACGGCGACGAGGTCCGCGCCGGCACGTCGCGCTTCGTGCTGCGCTCCGGCCGCGTGCCCGCCGGCCAGCCGACCGAGGCCGGCGCACCGCCGCCCGACCTCACGGCCCGCGAACGCGACGTCCTCGTGCAGTTGTGCCGCCCGCTGCTGGCCGGCGCGATGTTCACCGAGCCGGCCTCCAGCCGGGAGATCGCGGCCGCACTCGTGGTCACCGAGGCCGCGGTCAAACAGCACCTGTTGCGCCTCTACGAGAAGTTCGACATCCCCGGCGAGGGCGAACGACGCCGGGTGCGGCTGGCCAACGAGGCGATGACCCGCGGCGCCATCACCCGCGCCGACCTCCGCTAG
- a CDS encoding serine/threonine-protein kinase, with the protein MTLDAGRGDATHGTGAQAPVLLPGDPRQVGGVRLLGRLGQGGMGVVFLGENPDGRRVCVKLIRAEYALDPRFLARFAAEAEAARRVARFCTAQVLGAGTDGDRAYLVTEFIEGPTLTAALAADGPMHGSTLDSLAIGIAAALNGIHAAGVVHRDLKPSNVLLSRVGPKVIDFGIARALDALERLTESGNVVGTPSYMAPEQFRGTTTTATDIFSWGAVVTFAAAGRPPFGTGAAYQLMHRILAEPPELGTLDRPLRDLVTRALDKEPDRRPTARELLLALVGDAGDPIDASSRILSTRWTAPAVTRLDDSGVAGPLLDRPLVEPAPARSWQRRVLLAIAAVALVAVAIALVVKGAGDGSGQPGAGASVSSGTSAGRAPSSAPASPTPARNDARVITIGERIPPEGLASLGVGEVRPYRLHLDAGIDLYVSGESCADPVRWQLYHPVRGLVASNNLCQQQGPYTLTPGDYELRVGSPGVDGKYAVTLTGR; encoded by the coding sequence ATGACGCTGGACGCCGGCCGCGGTGACGCAACGCACGGGACCGGCGCGCAGGCGCCGGTCCTGCTGCCGGGCGACCCGCGGCAGGTGGGCGGGGTGCGGCTGCTCGGGCGGCTCGGCCAGGGCGGCATGGGCGTCGTGTTCCTCGGCGAAAACCCCGACGGGCGCCGGGTGTGCGTCAAGCTCATCCGGGCGGAATACGCGCTGGATCCCCGCTTCCTGGCCCGATTCGCGGCCGAGGCCGAGGCGGCCCGCCGGGTCGCGCGCTTCTGCACGGCGCAGGTGCTCGGTGCCGGCACCGACGGCGACCGGGCCTACCTGGTCACCGAGTTCATCGAAGGTCCCACGCTGACCGCCGCGCTGGCCGCGGACGGGCCGATGCACGGGTCCACACTCGACAGTCTCGCGATCGGCATCGCGGCCGCGCTCAACGGCATCCACGCCGCGGGAGTCGTGCACCGCGACCTCAAGCCGAGCAACGTGCTGCTGTCGCGGGTCGGCCCGAAGGTGATCGACTTCGGCATCGCCCGGGCGCTGGACGCACTGGAACGGCTCACCGAGTCGGGCAACGTCGTCGGGACGCCGTCCTACATGGCGCCGGAACAGTTCCGCGGCACGACCACCACGGCGACCGACATCTTCAGCTGGGGTGCGGTCGTCACGTTCGCCGCGGCCGGCCGGCCGCCGTTCGGCACCGGCGCGGCCTACCAGCTCATGCATCGCATCCTGGCCGAACCACCGGAGCTGGGCACCCTCGACCGCCCGCTGCGCGACCTCGTCACCCGGGCGCTCGACAAGGAGCCCGACCGGCGCCCGACCGCCCGCGAGCTGCTCCTCGCCCTCGTCGGCGATGCCGGTGACCCGATCGACGCCAGCTCGCGCATCCTGTCGACACGGTGGACGGCGCCCGCGGTGACCCGGCTCGATGACAGCGGGGTCGCCGGGCCGCTGCTCGACCGCCCGCTGGTCGAACCCGCTCCGGCCCGGTCGTGGCAGCGACGGGTGCTGCTGGCGATCGCCGCCGTCGCGCTGGTCGCCGTCGCGATCGCGCTGGTCGTGAAGGGCGCCGGCGACGGCAGTGGGCAACCTGGCGCCGGTGCGTCGGTTTCCAGCGGGACGTCGGCCGGGCGCGCACCGTCTTCGGCGCCCGCTTCGCCGACTCCGGCGCGGAACGACGCTCGGGTGATCACCATCGGCGAACGGATCCCGCCCGAAGGCCTCGCGTCGCTGGGTGTGGGCGAGGTGCGCCCCTATCGCCTGCATCTCGACGCCGGCATCGACCTCTACGTCAGCGGTGAGAGCTGCGCCGATCCCGTCCGCTGGCAGCTCTACCACCCCGTGCGCGGCCTCGTCGCCTCCAACAACCTGTGCCAGCAGCAGGGCCCCTATACCCTCACCCCCGGCGACTACGAGTTGCGCGTCGGCTCCCCCGGCGTCGACGGCAAATACGCCGTGACGCTCACCGGCCGATGA
- a CDS encoding DoxX family protein: MNVALWIAAGLLAAVLLVSTSKMFVPREKIATFGRAAEWVLDFSPGALRAIGSLEILAAAGLILPAALDIAPVLVPVTATCVAALFTGAVIMRLRRGERATIAADLIYLAVAVFVAWGRFGPEAFG, from the coding sequence ATGAACGTCGCGTTATGGATCGCCGCCGGACTGCTGGCCGCCGTACTCCTGGTCAGCACCTCGAAGATGTTCGTGCCCCGAGAGAAGATCGCCACTTTCGGTCGCGCCGCGGAGTGGGTGCTCGACTTCAGCCCCGGCGCGCTGCGAGCCATCGGATCCCTCGAGATCCTGGCCGCGGCGGGGTTGATCCTGCCGGCCGCGCTCGACATCGCGCCGGTCCTCGTGCCGGTGACCGCCACCTGCGTGGCGGCGCTGTTCACCGGGGCGGTGATCATGCGGTTGCGCCGGGGCGAGCGGGCGACGATCGCGGCCGACCTGATCTATCTCGCCGTCGCCGTGTTCGTCGCCTGGGGTCGGTTCGGGCCGGAGGCGTTCGGCTGA
- a CDS encoding RNA polymerase sigma-70 factor translates to MSEGTTDSATEAFVAHRNLLFTVAYEMLGSAADAEDVLQETWLKWVGVDLPSIRDERAYLVRITTRQALIRLRTLRRRKESYVGPWLPEPLLTAPDVADDIELADSVSMAMLLVLETLTPTERAVFVLRDVFDLEYDEIAAAVDKTPAAVRQIAHRARAHVAARRPRGEVTQAQTRDALEAFQRASATGDLQHLVDILAPDVVFLGDGGGVVQAVLVPVTGAHKVSRLLAAGLSRIATMGSLEQTQVNGHPALVFRVDGDIDTVLVVRVGDGLVTGIYAVRNPEKLSRIDQQTAVSR, encoded by the coding sequence ATGAGCGAAGGCACGACCGACTCGGCGACCGAGGCGTTCGTCGCACACCGCAACCTGCTCTTCACGGTCGCCTACGAGATGCTCGGCTCCGCCGCCGACGCGGAAGACGTGCTGCAGGAGACCTGGCTCAAGTGGGTCGGTGTCGACCTTCCCTCGATCCGCGACGAGCGCGCCTACCTGGTCCGGATCACCACCCGTCAGGCGCTGATCCGGCTGCGCACGCTGCGCCGCCGCAAGGAGTCCTACGTCGGCCCGTGGCTGCCCGAGCCGCTGCTGACCGCACCCGACGTGGCCGACGACATCGAGTTGGCCGACAGCGTCTCGATGGCCATGCTGCTGGTGCTGGAGACGCTGACCCCGACCGAACGCGCGGTCTTCGTGCTGCGCGACGTGTTCGACCTGGAATACGACGAGATCGCCGCGGCCGTCGACAAGACACCGGCCGCCGTCCGCCAGATCGCCCACCGGGCCCGCGCCCACGTCGCCGCGCGCCGCCCCCGCGGCGAGGTCACGCAGGCACAGACCCGCGACGCGCTGGAGGCGTTCCAACGCGCCAGCGCGACCGGCGACCTGCAACACCTGGTCGACATCCTCGCGCCCGACGTCGTCTTCCTCGGTGACGGCGGCGGCGTCGTGCAGGCCGTGCTGGTTCCGGTCACCGGCGCCCACAAGGTCTCCCGCCTGCTGGCCGCCGGCCTGAGCCGGATCGCGACCATGGGTTCGCTGGAGCAGACCCAGGTCAACGGCCACCCGGCCCTGGTCTTCCGGGTCGATGGCGACATCGACACGGTCCTCGTCGTCCGCGTCGGCGACGGCCTGGTCACCGGCATCTACGCGGTCCGCAACCCGGAAAAGCTGTCCCGCATCGACCAGCAAACCGCCGTCAGCCGCTGA
- a CDS encoding DUF4062 domain-containing protein encodes MGLAEERFEPMIRTPDQRLRVFVSSTLRELADERVVVAQAIGDLRLTPVMFEQGARPHPPQAVYRAYLEQSDIFIGLYWKQYGWLAPGMAVSGLEDEFELAGALPRLVYVKDAAAEREARLDQLLDRIGGEGSTSFRYFRDGAELSRLVRDDLAVLLSERFAATRPTVAGGTGPNPLPVGRTSLVGRERAIDEVAGLLGRPDARLVTLTGTGGVGKTRLAVAAAERLHERFSARVVFVPLAGLTEPDQVMAAIARNVGADLAGAVAPLHALAGQLGDEQWLLVLDNLEQVVSAAGELGELLAGCPGVTILATSRTVLDLRAEREYPVPPLPLPAAATELPIEELRANPAVALFVDRARAVHYNFALTDDNAAAVVRICRRLEGLPLAIELAAARTRLLDPAALLARLTTSLDALGSGARDLPARQRTLRDTVEWSVDLLEAPERSLLETAAVFVDGWTIDAAADVAGLDENETLDLTDALARHSLIQLEHTGLGLRCRMLETVRTYVAERLAAHPDVTAIRHRHADHYQALARQADRPLRGMGQREWVERLQTEASNLAVAVEWYLANDLTPLPHLYRVLWPFWSQRDHLAEVRTWVDQLLPAVDSFDPHAQAELLWTATVTARETGDDPAALAARERLEPLLPGIEEPYLHAATQLAMAWTSTMVGDVPGALREALAAIEEFRGQDEPLGSASAFLTAGSLETTTGDLDEAHEHLTIANNLGFELDNAWLAATSQVLLGTLALVRGRPADARALFDEGLELSLAAYSTQLVTLCLAMFAQLSVVDSQPERAALLLGAADGLRRRAGLRVYPSLRARETELANRLREALGEPTFERVHAAGARLNRPEAVAAAHERQ; translated from the coding sequence GTGGGGCTTGCGGAGGAGCGGTTCGAGCCGATGATCCGGACTCCGGATCAGCGGTTGCGGGTTTTCGTCAGCTCGACGCTGCGCGAACTGGCCGACGAGCGGGTGGTGGTGGCGCAGGCCATCGGGGATCTGCGGCTGACCCCGGTGATGTTCGAGCAGGGTGCCCGCCCGCACCCGCCGCAGGCGGTCTACCGCGCCTATCTCGAACAGAGCGACATCTTCATCGGCCTTTACTGGAAGCAGTACGGATGGCTGGCGCCCGGCATGGCGGTCTCGGGCCTGGAAGACGAGTTCGAGCTGGCGGGGGCACTGCCGCGGCTGGTCTACGTCAAGGACGCGGCCGCCGAGCGCGAGGCGCGGCTCGACCAGCTGCTTGACCGCATCGGCGGGGAAGGCTCGACCTCGTTCCGCTACTTCCGCGACGGCGCCGAGCTGAGCCGGCTGGTCCGCGACGACCTCGCCGTGCTGTTGAGCGAGCGGTTCGCCGCCACCCGGCCCACCGTCGCGGGCGGCACGGGGCCGAATCCGTTGCCGGTCGGGCGGACCTCGCTGGTCGGGCGGGAGCGGGCCATCGACGAGGTGGCCGGCCTGCTGGGGCGGCCCGACGCGCGGCTGGTGACGCTGACCGGGACGGGCGGCGTTGGCAAGACCCGGCTGGCGGTCGCCGCGGCCGAGCGGTTGCACGAGCGCTTCTCCGCTCGGGTGGTGTTCGTGCCGCTGGCCGGGCTGACCGAGCCCGACCAGGTGATGGCCGCGATCGCCCGCAACGTCGGTGCCGACCTGGCCGGGGCGGTGGCGCCGTTGCACGCGCTGGCCGGTCAGCTCGGCGACGAACAGTGGCTGCTGGTGCTCGACAATCTGGAGCAGGTGGTCAGTGCGGCCGGTGAGCTCGGCGAGCTGCTCGCCGGGTGCCCGGGTGTCACGATCCTGGCCACCAGCCGCACGGTGCTGGATCTGCGGGCCGAGCGCGAATACCCGGTGCCGCCGCTGCCGCTGCCCGCCGCGGCCACCGAGCTGCCGATCGAGGAGCTGAGGGCGAACCCGGCGGTGGCGTTGTTCGTCGACCGGGCCCGCGCGGTGCACTACAACTTCGCCCTCACCGACGACAACGCCGCGGCCGTGGTGCGGATCTGTCGCCGGTTGGAAGGCCTGCCGCTGGCGATCGAGCTCGCCGCCGCGCGTACCCGATTGCTCGATCCTGCTGCCTTGTTGGCCCGGCTGACCACCTCGCTGGACGCGCTCGGCTCCGGCGCCCGAGACCTGCCGGCCCGGCAACGCACGTTGCGCGACACGGTGGAGTGGAGCGTCGACCTGCTCGAAGCGCCCGAGCGGTCGCTGCTGGAGACCGCGGCCGTGTTCGTCGACGGCTGGACCATCGACGCCGCGGCCGATGTCGCCGGTCTCGACGAGAACGAGACGCTCGACCTGACCGACGCGCTGGCCCGGCACAGCCTGATCCAGCTCGAGCACACCGGTCTGGGCCTGCGCTGCCGGATGCTGGAGACCGTTCGCACCTATGTCGCCGAGCGGCTGGCGGCCCATCCCGACGTCACCGCCATCCGGCACCGGCACGCCGACCACTACCAGGCGCTGGCCCGGCAGGCCGACCGGCCGCTGCGCGGCATGGGTCAGCGCGAGTGGGTCGAGCGGTTGCAGACCGAGGCGAGCAACCTGGCCGTCGCGGTGGAGTGGTATCTGGCCAACGATCTCACCCCGTTGCCGCACCTGTATCGGGTGCTGTGGCCGTTCTGGTCGCAGCGGGACCATCTGGCCGAGGTCCGCACCTGGGTCGACCAGTTGCTGCCCGCCGTCGACTCGTTCGACCCGCACGCGCAGGCCGAGCTGTTGTGGACGGCCACGGTCACCGCCCGGGAAACCGGTGACGACCCGGCCGCGCTGGCCGCCCGCGAGCGGCTCGAACCGCTGCTGCCCGGCATCGAGGAGCCCTATCTGCACGCGGCGACCCAGCTCGCCATGGCGTGGACCTCGACGATGGTCGGCGACGTGCCCGGCGCGCTGCGCGAGGCCCTGGCGGCGATCGAGGAGTTCCGTGGCCAGGACGAACCGCTCGGCAGCGCCTCGGCCTTCCTGACCGCCGGCTCGCTGGAGACCACCACCGGCGATCTCGACGAGGCGCACGAGCACCTGACCATCGCCAACAACCTCGGGTTCGAGCTCGACAACGCCTGGCTGGCGGCCACCTCCCAGGTGCTGCTGGGCACCCTGGCCCTGGTGCGCGGTCGCCCGGCCGACGCCCGGGCGCTGTTCGACGAGGGCCTCGAGCTGAGCCTGGCCGCCTACAGCACCCAGCTCGTGACGCTGTGCCTGGCCATGTTCGCTCAACTGTCCGTCGTGGATAGTCAGCCCGAACGCGCGGCGCTGCTGTTGGGCGCGGCCGACGGGCTGCGCCGGCGGGCCGGGCTGCGGGTCTATCCGTCGCTCCGGGCCCGCGAGACCGAGCTGGCCAACCGGCTTCGCGAGGCGCTCGGCGAGCCCACGTTCGAGCGCGTGCACGCCGCGGGCGCCCGGCTCAACCGCCCGGAGGCCGTCGCCGCCGCACACGAGCGGCAATGA
- a CDS encoding HAD family hydrolase — MYRAVLLDVYGTLLRDDGAWEAEAAALIAGLAGVEPDVVAAEWSTRLWAMADHAHGTDFRPLADLNRDSLNETATHFGVRVDARELSRPRPHPSLFPDSLPFLAALDVPVCLVSDADRDSLMAALDHHRITVDGVVTSEDARAYKPRPEPFLLALRRLDLAPSHVIHVGDSPECDVAGAGALGIHTAFLRREGRPLPAHLTATHTIDSLTALLPIFG; from the coding sequence GTGTATCGGGCCGTGCTGCTGGACGTCTATGGCACGCTCCTGCGTGACGACGGTGCCTGGGAGGCCGAGGCCGCCGCCCTGATCGCCGGTCTCGCCGGTGTCGAGCCCGATGTTGTGGCCGCCGAGTGGTCCACCCGGCTCTGGGCGATGGCCGACCATGCGCACGGCACAGACTTCCGCCCGTTGGCCGACCTCAACCGCGACAGTCTCAATGAGACAGCGACCCATTTCGGGGTACGCGTGGACGCGCGCGAGCTGTCCCGACCCCGTCCACACCCGTCGCTGTTCCCCGACAGCCTGCCGTTCCTGGCCGCCCTCGACGTGCCGGTCTGCCTGGTCTCCGACGCGGACCGCGACAGTCTGATGGCCGCGCTCGACCACCACCGGATCACAGTGGACGGTGTCGTCACCAGTGAGGACGCCCGGGCCTACAAGCCGCGCCCGGAGCCGTTCCTGCTCGCCCTGCGCCGGCTCGACCTGGCACCCTCCCACGTCATCCATGTCGGTGACTCTCCGGAGTGTGACGTCGCCGGTGCCGGCGCGCTGGGCATCCACACGGCCTTCCTCCGGCGCGAGGGCCGCCCTCTGCCGGCGCACCTGACCGCCACCCACACGATCGACAGCTTGACCGCGTTGCTGCCGATCTTCGGCTGA
- a CDS encoding TIGR03086 family metal-binding protein yields MNSNITISGWDVMDEAHRVLRATVAGVSAGDWDRPTPCAEWTVTQVLQHAAGDQLGYAAAITGEGGPTENPFAPSGRLTEDPMDFLNPTLNAAAAAWATVGKDVETALTPLPLGPLPTWVGSGAAALDAAVHAWDIAVATGQPSPLTDELAASLMKVALEMVEPLRAFAFAPAIAPEPTDTDAAALLKFLGRRPDWAA; encoded by the coding sequence ATGAACAGCAACATCACCATCAGCGGCTGGGACGTCATGGACGAGGCGCACCGGGTGCTGCGCGCGACGGTCGCGGGCGTCTCCGCCGGCGACTGGGACCGGCCAACCCCGTGCGCGGAGTGGACCGTCACCCAGGTGCTCCAGCACGCGGCCGGCGACCAGCTCGGCTACGCCGCGGCGATCACCGGGGAGGGCGGCCCGACCGAGAACCCGTTCGCACCGTCCGGCCGCCTCACCGAGGACCCGATGGACTTCCTCAACCCGACCCTCAACGCGGCGGCCGCCGCCTGGGCGACGGTCGGCAAAGACGTCGAGACCGCGCTGACCCCGCTGCCGCTGGGCCCGCTGCCCACCTGGGTCGGCTCCGGTGCCGCAGCCCTGGATGCCGCCGTGCACGCGTGGGACATCGCCGTCGCCACCGGGCAGCCGTCGCCACTGACCGACGAGCTCGCCGCGAGCCTGATGAAGGTCGCGCTGGAGATGGTCGAGCCGCTGCGCGCCTTCGCCTTCGCACCGGCGATCGCGCCGGAGCCCACCGACACCGACGCCGCCGCGCTGCTGAAGTTTCTCGGCCGCCGCCCCGACTGGGCCGCCTGA
- a CDS encoding RICIN domain-containing protein, whose protein sequence is MRIRGLIAAGVLVATVIGTLVPASAASAANSYGFRNSNSLLCMAARAGSGERPVVQTTCDFTVPAYWADQHWLLPGYLQRTQIKNVALGLCLVARGSGETAVVATGCGSYEDQVWTAVYDANTSTYQYFNNNSGLCLAARGSGESRVIVTTCDDAVGQFWRDQHWYSTA, encoded by the coding sequence GTGAGAATACGGGGTCTCATTGCCGCCGGCGTGCTGGTGGCGACCGTGATCGGCACGTTGGTGCCGGCCAGCGCCGCGAGCGCGGCCAACTCCTACGGCTTCCGCAACAGCAACTCGCTGCTCTGCATGGCTGCCCGGGCGGGCAGTGGCGAGCGGCCGGTGGTCCAGACCACCTGTGACTTCACTGTCCCGGCCTACTGGGCCGACCAGCACTGGCTGTTGCCCGGCTACCTACAGCGCACCCAGATCAAGAACGTCGCCCTCGGGCTGTGTCTGGTGGCCCGCGGCAGCGGCGAGACCGCGGTGGTCGCGACGGGCTGCGGGTCCTACGAAGACCAGGTCTGGACGGCGGTCTACGACGCCAACACCAGCACCTACCAATACTTCAACAACAACTCCGGTCTTTGTCTGGCCGCACGCGGCTCGGGCGAGTCGCGGGTCATCGTGACCACCTGCGACGACGCGGTCGGCCAGTTCTGGCGCGACCAGCATTGGTATTCGACCGCCTAG
- a CDS encoding GH25 family lysozyme, whose amino-acid sequence MARRGVAVLLGVTLAAAGLTMVAAPAQALPPPPGYAIRGVDVSYFQGPALDWAALARGGTKFAYIRVSEQDGRPLSNNNPDPFFATNWAGARANGVYAGAYHRARPGLSSGKQQADVLLDLAPYAADGLSLPPMLDIEWPRADWGLGDCYNMTPAQLVAWVQEFVTEIAVRTGRQAMIYTNTNWWNPCTASSTRFAANPLFLANYSQNPPPLPAGWPSFAIWQHAAGTAIPGSDWSSPDLDVFKGDYPALARLVGGPATSLQATINNRYVTAASAGAAPLIANRTAIGPWEQFDQIDVGGGFVALRARVNGRFVTADKAGAAPLIANRTAVGAWEKFAIVTNADGTISLRANANNRFVTAEKAGAAALIANRTAIGPWEKFRAVRPPPLISLLANANLRYVNAASALTANRAEIGPGEQYDRIDAGGGLVAFRSRLTGRYVTAEKAGTQPLIANRTTIGAWEKFTVVTNADGTISLRANANNKYVTADKSGAAPLIANRTAIGSWERFFVVS is encoded by the coding sequence ATGGCACGCAGGGGTGTGGCGGTGCTGCTGGGTGTGACCCTGGCAGCGGCGGGTCTGACCATGGTCGCGGCGCCGGCACAGGCGCTGCCGCCACCACCCGGCTATGCCATCCGCGGCGTCGACGTGTCCTATTTCCAGGGTCCGGCGCTCGACTGGGCCGCGCTGGCCCGCGGCGGCACGAAGTTCGCCTACATCCGGGTCAGCGAGCAGGACGGGCGGCCCCTGTCCAACAACAACCCGGATCCGTTCTTCGCCACCAACTGGGCCGGCGCGCGGGCCAACGGTGTCTACGCCGGTGCCTACCACCGCGCCCGGCCCGGCCTCAGCAGCGGCAAGCAGCAGGCCGACGTGCTGCTCGACCTGGCGCCCTACGCGGCCGACGGGCTCAGCCTGCCGCCCATGCTCGACATCGAGTGGCCGCGGGCCGACTGGGGCCTGGGCGACTGCTACAACATGACGCCGGCCCAACTGGTGGCCTGGGTCCAGGAGTTCGTCACCGAGATCGCCGTGCGCACCGGGCGCCAGGCCATGATCTACACCAACACCAACTGGTGGAACCCGTGCACGGCCAGCAGCACCCGGTTCGCCGCCAACCCGCTGTTCCTCGCCAACTATTCGCAGAACCCGCCACCGCTGCCGGCCGGCTGGCCGTCGTTCGCCATCTGGCAGCACGCCGCCGGCACCGCCATCCCCGGCTCCGACTGGTCCTCACCCGACCTCGACGTGTTCAAGGGCGACTACCCGGCGCTGGCCCGGTTGGTCGGGGGCCCGGCGACCAGCCTCCAGGCGACCATCAACAACCGGTATGTCACCGCGGCCAGTGCCGGTGCCGCACCGCTGATCGCCAACCGCACCGCGATCGGGCCGTGGGAGCAGTTCGACCAGATCGACGTGGGCGGCGGGTTCGTCGCGTTGCGGGCCCGCGTCAACGGTCGCTTCGTCACCGCCGACAAGGCCGGCGCGGCGCCGCTGATCGCCAACCGCACGGCGGTGGGCGCCTGGGAGAAGTTCGCGATCGTCACCAACGCCGACGGCACGATCAGCCTGCGCGCCAACGCCAACAACAGGTTCGTGACGGCCGAGAAGGCCGGCGCCGCCGCGCTGATCGCCAACCGCACGGCGATCGGCCCCTGGGAGAAGTTCCGCGCCGTCCGGCCGCCGCCGCTGATCAGCCTGCTGGCCAACGCCAACCTCCGCTACGTCAACGCGGCGAGCGCGTTGACCGCCAACCGTGCCGAGATCGGGCCGGGGGAGCAGTATGACCGGATCGACGCCGGTGGCGGGCTGGTCGCCTTCCGCTCCCGGCTCACCGGCCGCTACGTGACCGCCGAGAAGGCCGGCACCCAGCCGCTGATCGCCAACCGCACCACGATCGGCGCCTGGGAGAAGTTCACGGTCGTCACCAACGCCGACGGCACGATCAGCCTGCGCGCCAACGCCAACAACAAATACGTGACCGCCGACAAGTCCGGCGCCGCACCGCTGATCGCCAACCGCACCGCGATCGGCTCCTGGGAGCGGTTCTTCGTGGTCAGCTAG
- a CDS encoding ABC transporter ATP-binding protein, whose translation MTSQPTGGTVLELRGVGVSFGGLVALEDVSLAAAAGTVVGVIGPNGAGKTTLFNVVCGFVEPNAGAVLFEGSPLRPRPHRLASQGIARTLQGVGLFRGLTVLENVMAGATHSARAGLVSAMLGLPRSDRDERRLRDEAMTLLDELGVAEHARAWPDTLPYAVGKRVALARALVARPRLLLLDEPAGGLGGDDVDELAALIVDLPARASAGCSVMLVEHHMDLVMKVCDQIVVLDFGRVVASGTPGEIRDNPAVAEAYLGAEVQS comes from the coding sequence ATGACGTCGCAACCCACCGGCGGAACCGTCCTTGAGCTGCGCGGCGTCGGGGTCAGCTTCGGTGGTCTGGTCGCGCTCGAAGACGTCTCGCTGGCCGCCGCGGCGGGCACCGTCGTCGGGGTCATCGGGCCCAACGGGGCAGGCAAGACGACCCTGTTCAACGTGGTCTGCGGGTTCGTCGAGCCCAACGCGGGTGCTGTCCTCTTCGAAGGTTCGCCGCTGCGGCCCCGCCCGCACCGGCTCGCCTCCCAGGGCATCGCCCGCACGCTCCAGGGTGTCGGCCTGTTCCGCGGCCTCACCGTGCTGGAAAACGTGATGGCCGGCGCGACACACAGCGCCCGCGCGGGCCTGGTGTCGGCGATGCTCGGGCTGCCGCGCAGCGACCGCGACGAGCGCCGGTTGCGCGACGAGGCGATGACCCTGCTCGACGAGTTGGGCGTCGCCGAGCACGCGCGGGCCTGGCCCGACACGCTGCCCTACGCGGTCGGCAAGCGGGTCGCGCTGGCCCGCGCGCTGGTCGCCCGCCCACGCCTGCTGCTGCTCGACGAGCCGGCCGGCGGCCTCGGCGGCGACGACGTCGACGAGCTCGCGGCCTTGATCGTCGACCTGCCGGCACGGGCGTCCGCCGGCTGCTCGGTGATGCTCGTCGAGCACCACATGGACCTGGTGATGAAGGTCTGCGACCAGATCGTGGTCCTCGACTTCGGTCGCGTCGTCGCCTCCGGCACCCCCGGCGAGATCCGCGACAACCCGGCCGTGGCCGAGGCCTACCTCGGTGCGGAGGTGCAGTCGTGA